A stretch of Acidimicrobiales bacterium DNA encodes these proteins:
- a CDS encoding crotonase/enoyl-CoA hydratase family protein: MSEPRVTVEIDDGVADVRLNRGDKMNAMDGRMFAALVETADELAANNAVRAVVISGNGPSFCAGLDFSGFQAMAGGVGGDESTSTGAIGRVEKERAHVTHHAQQAVWGWHELPMPVIAAVHGVAFGAGCQLAVGADIRFVTPDVRMSVLEIRWGISPDMTITSLLPSLIGADRAKEMIWTGREVNGPEAVEIGLATHMADDPHVGALELARLIATKSPHAIRAGKRLINQVAPEDYDAQFAREREEIGALIGTPNQVESVGAYFEKRTPDYADPE, translated from the coding sequence ATGAGCGAACCACGCGTGACCGTGGAGATCGACGACGGCGTGGCCGACGTCCGTCTCAACCGCGGCGACAAGATGAACGCGATGGACGGGCGGATGTTCGCTGCCCTGGTCGAGACGGCCGACGAACTCGCCGCGAACAACGCGGTTCGGGCGGTCGTGATCTCGGGCAACGGCCCTTCGTTCTGCGCCGGCCTCGATTTCTCCGGTTTCCAGGCCATGGCCGGCGGCGTCGGCGGCGACGAGAGCACCAGCACCGGCGCGATCGGCCGCGTCGAGAAGGAACGAGCACACGTGACCCATCACGCCCAGCAGGCGGTCTGGGGATGGCACGAACTGCCGATGCCGGTCATCGCCGCGGTGCACGGCGTGGCCTTCGGAGCCGGCTGCCAACTGGCCGTCGGCGCCGACATCCGCTTCGTGACCCCGGACGTGCGGATGTCGGTCCTCGAGATCCGCTGGGGCATCAGCCCGGACATGACGATCACCTCGCTGCTCCCGAGTCTGATCGGCGCGGACCGGGCGAAGGAGATGATCTGGACCGGCCGTGAGGTCAACGGGCCCGAGGCGGTCGAGATCGGCCTCGCGACCCACATGGCGGACGATCCCCATGTCGGGGCGCTCGAACTGGCCCGGCTGATCGCCACGAAGAGCCCCCACGCCATCCGGGCCGGGAAGCGCCTGATCAACCAGGTCGCCCCGGAGGACTACGACGCCCAGTTCGCCCGCGAGCGCGAGGAGATCGGGGCGCTCATCGGCACGCCGAACCAGGTCGAGTCCGTCGGCGCCTACTTCGAGAAGCGCACGCCCGACTACGCGGATCCGGAGTAG
- a CDS encoding crotonase/enoyl-CoA hydratase family protein produces MPEHDTPDPGTPDPTLGTVNVAVVDEHILTMEIDRPAKLNGFTPEMMDALVDAFTRLDEDDDLWCGVVTAAGPHFTAGLDLPRFQERMQSGERSMDRQGLVDPTALGRSCRKPVVYAVKGITYTVGIELMLGGDIVVAADDCRFRQHEPLRGIHATGGATIRFVERGGWGNAMYHLLTSDEFSSDEAYRIGLVQEVVPAGEESDRALALARLVCEGAPKAVQATKASSLRYVLEGHEAARARFSDVQAELSAGEDFQEGLRSFIEKRPPKFTGR; encoded by the coding sequence GTGCCCGAGCACGACACGCCGGACCCCGGCACGCCCGATCCGACCCTTGGCACCGTCAACGTGGCCGTCGTCGACGAGCACATCCTCACGATGGAGATCGACCGCCCGGCGAAGCTCAACGGCTTCACCCCCGAGATGATGGACGCCCTCGTCGACGCGTTCACCCGCCTCGACGAGGACGATGATCTCTGGTGCGGGGTCGTGACCGCCGCCGGCCCCCACTTCACCGCCGGGCTCGACCTGCCCCGGTTCCAGGAACGGATGCAGTCCGGCGAGCGCTCGATGGACCGGCAGGGCCTCGTCGACCCGACCGCGCTGGGCCGGAGCTGTCGAAAGCCCGTGGTGTACGCGGTCAAGGGGATCACCTACACGGTTGGGATCGAGCTGATGCTCGGCGGCGACATCGTGGTCGCGGCGGACGACTGCCGCTTCCGTCAGCACGAGCCGCTGCGGGGCATCCACGCCACCGGTGGCGCCACGATCCGCTTCGTCGAGCGGGGCGGCTGGGGCAACGCGATGTACCACCTGCTCACGAGCGACGAGTTCTCCTCTGACGAGGCGTACCGCATCGGCCTCGTGCAGGAGGTGGTGCCCGCCGGCGAGGAGAGCGACCGTGCGCTCGCGCTCGCCCGCCTCGTCTGTGAGGGTGCGCCGAAGGCCGTCCAGGCCACCAAGGCGTCCTCGCTGCGCTACGTACTGGAGGGTCACGAGGCCGCCCGGGCCCGGTTCAGCGACGTCCAGGCCGAACTCAGCGCGGGGGAGGACTTCCAGGAGGGCCTGCGGTCGTTCATCGAGAAGCGGCCGCCGAAGTTCACCGGTCGCTAG
- a CDS encoding SDR family NAD(P)-dependent oxidoreductase, which yields MQDITGKVAVVTGGASGIGRATAIALAAEGARVVVADIEQPPLDDVVAEIRAAGGDAIGVVCDVSDWSSVDALRQACVESFGDADIVMNNAGVAGGGPLSSIELSAWEWTLGVNLWGVIHGVKAFLPAMVERGSGHIVNTASIAGHLTSTGMGAYNTTKHAVSGLTETLQQEMLEAETGVGVTCLCPGFVATNIITSERNRPERFREGGPDLDDDPDATTLSDAGSAIADAYAAQLKPEVVAAQVLAAIRENRFWLFTDDLADDMIRARHADIEAHGTPGRRAHLAELMFPGSAT from the coding sequence GTGCAGGACATCACGGGGAAGGTGGCGGTCGTCACGGGCGGCGCCAGCGGCATCGGGCGGGCGACGGCGATCGCCCTCGCGGCCGAGGGCGCACGCGTGGTCGTGGCCGACATCGAGCAGCCGCCCCTCGACGACGTCGTGGCGGAGATCCGGGCCGCAGGCGGTGACGCGATCGGGGTGGTCTGCGATGTCTCCGACTGGTCGTCGGTGGACGCCCTCCGCCAGGCCTGTGTCGAGTCGTTCGGCGACGCGGACATCGTGATGAACAATGCGGGCGTCGCCGGGGGCGGCCCGCTCTCGTCGATCGAGCTGTCGGCCTGGGAATGGACGCTCGGGGTCAACCTGTGGGGTGTCATCCACGGCGTGAAGGCGTTCCTCCCGGCGATGGTCGAACGGGGGAGTGGCCACATCGTGAACACGGCGTCGATCGCCGGGCATCTCACCTCCACCGGCATGGGCGCGTACAACACGACGAAGCACGCCGTCTCGGGTCTCACGGAGACCTTGCAGCAGGAGATGCTCGAAGCCGAGACCGGCGTCGGTGTGACGTGCCTGTGTCCGGGCTTCGTGGCGACGAACATCATCACCAGCGAACGGAACCGGCCCGAGCGCTTCCGTGAGGGCGGCCCGGATCTCGACGATGATCCCGACGCCACGACGCTGAGCGACGCCGGATCGGCGATCGCCGACGCCTACGCGGCCCAACTGAAGCCGGAGGTCGTGGCGGCGCAGGTGCTCGCCGCGATCCGGGAGAACCGCTTCTGGCTGTTCACCGACGATCTCGCCGACGACATGATCCGGGCGCGGCACGCCGACATCGAGGCCCACGGCACGCCGGGGCGGCGGGCTCATCTCGCCGAGCTGATGTTCCCCGGGAGCGCGACGTGA
- a CDS encoding SDR family NAD(P)-dependent oxidoreductase, with protein MKILVTGGTGFVGSHAIRRLLSDGHEIRALARTPAKVVPLMEKMGVDPAELEVVEGDITDEAAVAAAVDGCDAVVHAAAIVATSPDMEPEMERVNLAGATNVLGAAVERGCDPIIHVSSVSAIFPNETDPITADHPVRGKGSYGRTKAACDRLARGLQRDGHPVIILYPSGIVGPDDWNESINLASYKVWLTQGIPTAKGFATSYVDVRDLAEIMAASMAPGGGPHRFLATGTHIDAPALAALLEELIGKVRRIPLPRAGFWVWGKLGDVAKRFGRDLVVTSEGYEYMFFSNAGDDRPTTETTGVRFRRLEESFRDTFVWMGEAGHIEAKHLGKLVDD; from the coding sequence GTGAAGATCCTCGTCACCGGGGGCACCGGTTTCGTGGGGTCGCATGCGATCCGCCGCCTGCTGTCGGACGGCCACGAGATCCGGGCTCTCGCTCGCACGCCGGCGAAGGTCGTGCCGTTGATGGAGAAGATGGGTGTCGATCCCGCCGAACTCGAGGTCGTCGAGGGCGACATCACCGACGAGGCCGCCGTCGCCGCGGCGGTGGACGGCTGCGACGCCGTGGTACACGCGGCGGCGATCGTCGCCACGAGCCCCGACATGGAACCCGAGATGGAACGGGTCAACCTCGCGGGCGCCACCAACGTGCTCGGTGCCGCCGTCGAGCGCGGCTGCGACCCGATCATCCACGTGTCGTCCGTCTCGGCGATCTTCCCCAACGAGACCGACCCGATCACCGCCGACCATCCGGTGCGGGGCAAGGGTTCGTACGGGCGCACGAAGGCGGCCTGCGACCGTCTCGCCCGCGGCCTGCAGCGCGATGGGCACCCGGTCATCATCCTCTACCCGTCGGGCATCGTCGGACCGGACGACTGGAACGAGTCCATCAACCTCGCGTCGTACAAGGTCTGGCTGACCCAGGGGATCCCGACCGCGAAGGGCTTCGCCACGAGCTATGTCGACGTCCGCGACCTCGCCGAGATCATGGCCGCGTCCATGGCGCCGGGGGGCGGTCCCCACCGGTTCCTGGCCACGGGTACCCACATCGACGCGCCCGCGCTGGCCGCGCTTCTGGAAGAACTGATCGGCAAGGTGCGCAGGATCCCGCTCCCGAGGGCCGGGTTCTGGGTCTGGGGCAAGCTGGGCGACGTCGCCAAACGCTTCGGGCGTGATCTCGTCGTCACCAGCGAAGGCTACGAGTACATGTTCTTCTCGAACGCCGGCGACGATCGTCCGACGACCGAGACCACCGGGGTGCGGTTCCGGCGGCTCGAGGAGTCGTTCCGGGACACGTTCGTCTGGATGGGCGAGGCCGGGCACATCGAAGCGAAGCACCTCGGGAAGCTGGTCGACGACTGA
- a CDS encoding phosphoribosyltransferase family protein, giving the protein MRRRTDPSLDLDDPLDRIVAAWPHSGRPADLVRELKYGRATSVITELATAMADLAPAADVVTWIPASPSRRRQRGFDQGELLARAIARRRRLPVKRLLRRTDDTAQTARPLEGRLRGPEFAPVGRRLRFKPALLLVDDVYTTGSTLRAAATLLRERGAESVHGLVATRASIHNRPAAAPPGVYDLATPHNPGG; this is encoded by the coding sequence ATGCGGCGCCGCACCGATCCCTCCCTCGACCTCGACGACCCGCTCGACCGCATCGTGGCCGCCTGGCCCCACAGCGGCCGGCCCGCCGATCTGGTGCGGGAGCTGAAATACGGGCGGGCGACGTCGGTGATCACCGAACTCGCGACTGCGATGGCGGACCTCGCGCCCGCGGCGGATGTCGTCACCTGGATTCCCGCCTCGCCGTCGCGCCGCCGTCAGCGGGGCTTCGACCAGGGCGAGCTGCTCGCCCGTGCCATCGCCCGCCGCCGGCGGCTTCCGGTCAAGCGCCTGCTGCGCCGCACGGACGACACCGCCCAGACGGCGCGTCCACTGGAAGGCCGGCTGCGGGGCCCCGAGTTCGCCCCGGTCGGTCGACGGTTGCGGTTCAAGCCCGCCCTGCTACTCGTCGACGACGTGTACACCACGGGCTCGACACTTCGGGCCGCAGCCACACTGCTGCGCGAACGAGGCGCCGAGTCGGTGCACGGTCTCGTGGCGACGCGAGCCTCGATCCACAACCGGCCTGCGGCGGCTCCGCCCGGAGTCTACGATCTGGCCACCCCCCACAACCCCGGAGGTTGA
- the raiA gene encoding ribosome-associated translation inhibitor RaiA, translating to MDVSISARHVTITPRLEEVIHEKIGQLDRYLEGLDYAGVHFEEAQNPRIADKEFCEVHLKGNGHHLRCKVHAPDPFTAIDLAEAKLERQIRKLRTKIQRRQHGTGESLRNGDVSPAAMADDAGEPEIDADEMMPEIVRTKRFHLAPLTPVEAVEKMEELGHGFFFFINRDTSRSAVVYKRDDGNVGLIDEAD from the coding sequence ATGGATGTCTCCATCAGTGCACGGCATGTGACCATCACGCCGAGACTGGAGGAGGTGATCCACGAGAAGATCGGCCAACTCGACCGGTACCTCGAAGGACTCGACTATGCGGGCGTCCACTTCGAGGAGGCGCAGAACCCCCGGATCGCGGACAAGGAGTTCTGCGAGGTGCACCTGAAGGGGAACGGGCACCATCTGCGCTGCAAGGTGCACGCCCCGGACCCGTTCACCGCGATCGACCTGGCGGAGGCGAAGCTCGAGCGCCAGATCCGCAAGCTCCGCACGAAGATCCAACGGCGTCAACACGGCACGGGTGAGAGCCTCCGCAACGGGGACGTGTCGCCCGCCGCGATGGCGGACGACGCGGGCGAGCCCGAGATCGACGCCGACGAGATGATGCCGGAGATCGTGCGCACGAAGCGGTTCCATCTCGCGCCGCTGACACCCGTGGAGGCCGTCGAGAAGATGGAGGAGCTCGGTCACGGGTTCTTCTTCTTCATCAACCGAGACACCAGCCGCAGCGCCGTCGTCTACAAGCGAGACGACGGCAATGTCGGCCTCATCGACGAAGCCGACTGA
- a CDS encoding response regulator transcription factor produces the protein MIGPSDDLRVLVVDDHALYRRGLVMELDEADDLEVIAEASDGPEAVDVAIALAPDVILMDVRMPQMTGVEACRRIIEATPTARILMLTVSDDGDDLIDAVRAGAAGYLLKETSINDIAESVRRVAVGHSFVSPSLAGRLLQEFAAMANRQAPVLVDGPPGMLTDREVAVLEAMAAGRDDEAIAVVTGLAAPAVRNHVRNILEKLQLATRTEAVMFAVRGRIVS, from the coding sequence GTGATCGGACCGTCCGACGATCTCCGGGTACTCGTGGTCGACGACCATGCGCTGTACCGACGCGGACTGGTGATGGAGCTCGACGAGGCCGATGACCTCGAGGTGATCGCCGAGGCGTCGGACGGCCCCGAGGCGGTCGACGTCGCGATCGCACTCGCGCCCGATGTCATCCTGATGGATGTCCGGATGCCGCAGATGACCGGCGTCGAGGCGTGCCGCAGGATCATCGAGGCGACACCCACGGCGCGCATCCTCATGTTGACGGTCTCCGACGACGGTGACGATCTCATCGACGCCGTGCGGGCCGGCGCCGCCGGTTACCTGCTGAAGGAGACGTCGATCAACGACATCGCCGAGTCGGTGCGACGCGTCGCGGTCGGTCACAGTTTCGTCTCGCCCTCGTTGGCCGGTCGGCTGCTTCAGGAGTTCGCCGCGATGGCGAACCGCCAGGCACCCGTGCTCGTCGACGGACCGCCCGGGATGCTGACGGATCGCGAGGTCGCCGTGCTCGAGGCGATGGCCGCCGGGCGCGACGACGAGGCCATCGCGGTGGTGACGGGTCTGGCCGCGCCGGCCGTGCGCAACCATGTCCGCAACATCCTGGAGAAACTCCAGCTCGCGACCCGCACGGAGGCCGTGATGTTCGCGGTGCGGGGCCGCATCGTCTCGTGA
- the secA gene encoding preprotein translocase subunit SecA — protein sequence MSIFDRVLRSGEGRKLKAVEALVPDINALEPDMQALSDDALKAKTGEFRSRLDNGEEPDDLLIESFAVVREAASRVLGQRHYDVQLVGGAALHLGWVAEMKTGEGKTLTSTLPIYLNGVTGKGVHVVTVNDYLASRDAEWMGQVHRWMGLDVGLVIPGNRDSAYKRAQYACDITYGTNNEFGFDYLRDNMAMSREKQVQRGHHYCIVDEIDSILIDEARTPLIISGRVADAAKLYVKFASIARGLQRDVHYEVDEEKRTVAPLEEGVHAVERSLGVENLYDQVSANLVHQLQAALRAKELYKKDKDYIIEQGQVKIVDEFTGRVLDGRRWSDGLHQAVEAKEGVAIKEENQTLATITLQNYYRLYERLAGMTGTAETEAAEFVSTYGLHVIPVPTHRPLARRDEGDLIYKTEDAKFTATIDDLEERHRSGQPVLVGTVSVEKSEKLSREMEKRGIPHEVLNAKQHTREAEVVAQAGRLGSITVATNMAGRGVDILLGGNPEGLAERDVRAEGLDLDSEEGQKRYEERLAAHTLTTEAEKQKVLDLGGLYVLGTERHESRRIDNQLRGRSGRQGDPGESRFYLSLEDDLMRLFATGAMNWVMDRALPDDVPIEAKMVTKAIERAQNTVEARNAETRKNVLKYDEVMNEQRKVIYKRRSQILDGADLRDEALEYLSDAIEGAVGRYCVSDIIEEWDLEGLATEVSTLWPGEVSPLELGSCRTIDELEDLLWQEGASLYEEREKELGEDVMRQVERQVMLRIIDQRWREHLKEMDLLREGIHLRAMGQRDPATEWQREGFDMFGQMMTGIALDFVKYVMHVQVAVKDAPLQDEQALDGVTEQKQDAAAGTKASAIPDAGAPPVVKPTEKASNTPIVKSDLEKVGRNEPCPCGSGKKYKACHGRPGAAG from the coding sequence ATGAGCATCTTTGATCGAGTTCTGCGCAGCGGCGAAGGAAGGAAGCTGAAGGCCGTCGAGGCCCTCGTGCCCGACATCAACGCGCTCGAACCCGACATGCAGGCGCTGAGCGACGACGCACTGAAGGCGAAGACCGGCGAGTTCCGCTCCCGCCTGGACAACGGCGAGGAGCCCGACGATCTGCTGATCGAGTCGTTCGCCGTCGTCCGCGAAGCCGCTTCGCGTGTGCTCGGCCAGCGCCACTACGACGTCCAGCTGGTCGGCGGCGCCGCCCTGCACCTCGGCTGGGTCGCCGAGATGAAGACCGGGGAGGGCAAGACCCTCACCTCGACCCTGCCGATCTATCTGAACGGTGTGACCGGCAAGGGTGTCCACGTCGTCACGGTCAACGACTATCTCGCCTCGCGTGACGCCGAATGGATGGGGCAGGTCCATCGCTGGATGGGGCTCGACGTCGGCCTCGTGATTCCCGGCAATCGCGACTCGGCCTACAAGCGGGCCCAGTACGCGTGCGACATCACCTACGGCACGAACAACGAGTTCGGCTTCGACTATCTGCGCGACAACATGGCGATGTCCCGCGAGAAGCAGGTGCAGCGGGGTCACCACTACTGCATCGTCGACGAGATCGACTCGATCCTGATCGACGAGGCCCGCACGCCGCTGATCATCTCCGGTCGAGTGGCCGACGCGGCGAAGCTCTACGTGAAGTTCGCCTCGATCGCCCGTGGCCTCCAGCGCGACGTCCACTACGAGGTGGACGAGGAGAAGCGCACCGTCGCGCCGCTCGAAGAGGGTGTCCATGCCGTGGAGCGGTCGCTCGGCGTGGAGAACCTCTACGACCAGGTGTCCGCCAACCTCGTCCATCAGCTCCAGGCGGCCCTGCGGGCCAAGGAGCTGTACAAGAAGGACAAGGACTACATCATCGAGCAGGGGCAGGTGAAGATCGTCGACGAGTTCACCGGCCGTGTTCTCGACGGTCGTCGCTGGTCCGACGGCCTCCATCAGGCGGTGGAGGCGAAGGAGGGCGTGGCGATCAAGGAGGAGAACCAGACCCTCGCCACGATCACGCTCCAGAACTACTACCGCCTCTACGAGCGCCTCGCCGGCATGACCGGTACCGCGGAGACCGAGGCCGCCGAGTTCGTCAGCACCTACGGCCTCCACGTGATCCCGGTGCCCACCCACCGGCCGCTGGCCCGCCGCGACGAGGGCGACCTCATCTACAAGACCGAGGACGCGAAGTTCACCGCGACGATCGACGATCTCGAGGAACGCCACCGCTCCGGGCAACCGGTGCTGGTCGGCACGGTGTCGGTCGAGAAGTCCGAGAAGCTCTCCCGCGAGATGGAGAAGCGGGGCATCCCCCACGAGGTGCTCAACGCCAAGCAGCACACCCGGGAGGCGGAGGTCGTCGCCCAGGCGGGTCGTCTCGGGTCGATCACGGTCGCGACCAACATGGCCGGGCGTGGCGTCGACATCCTGCTCGGCGGCAATCCCGAGGGCCTCGCCGAGCGCGACGTGCGCGCCGAAGGGCTGGACCTCGACAGCGAGGAGGGCCAGAAGCGCTACGAGGAGCGACTCGCCGCCCACACGCTGACCACGGAGGCCGAGAAGCAGAAGGTCCTGGACCTCGGTGGGCTCTACGTCCTCGGCACCGAGCGTCACGAGAGCCGGCGGATCGACAACCAGCTCCGGGGTCGATCCGGCCGCCAGGGCGATCCCGGCGAGAGCCGGTTCTACCTGTCCCTCGAGGACGATCTCATGCGCCTGTTCGCCACCGGCGCCATGAACTGGGTCATGGACCGGGCGCTGCCCGATGACGTGCCGATCGAGGCGAAGATGGTCACCAAGGCCATCGAACGGGCCCAGAACACCGTCGAGGCACGCAACGCGGAGACCCGCAAGAACGTGCTCAAGTACGACGAGGTGATGAACGAGCAGCGCAAGGTGATCTACAAGCGCCGTTCGCAGATCCTCGACGGCGCCGACCTGCGCGACGAGGCGCTCGAGTACCTGTCCGACGCCATCGAAGGGGCCGTCGGCCGCTACTGCGTCAGCGACATCATCGAGGAATGGGATCTCGAGGGACTCGCCACCGAGGTCAGCACGCTCTGGCCCGGCGAGGTCTCGCCGCTCGAGCTCGGTTCGTGTCGCACGATCGACGAGCTGGAGGACCTCCTGTGGCAGGAGGGTGCCTCGCTCTACGAGGAGCGGGAGAAGGAGCTCGGCGAGGACGTCATGCGTCAGGTCGAGCGTCAGGTGATGTTGCGCATCATCGATCAGCGTTGGCGCGAGCACCTCAAGGAGATGGATCTCCTCCGCGAGGGCATCCACCTGCGCGCCATGGGCCAGCGCGACCCCGCCACCGAATGGCAGCGCGAGGGCTTCGACATGTTCGGTCAGATGATGACCGGCATCGCCCTGGACTTCGTGAAGTACGTCATGCACGTGCAGGTCGCCGTGAAGGACGCGCCGCTCCAGGACGAGCAGGCGCTCGACGGCGTCACCGAGCAGAAGCAGGACGCCGCGGCGGGCACCAAGGCGTCGGCGATTCCCGATGCCGGGGCACCGCCGGTCGTGAAGCCGACCGAGAAGGCGAGCAACACGCCGATCGTGAAGTCGGACCTCGAGAAGGTCGGCCGCAACGAGCCCTGCCCCTGCGGCTCCGGCAAGAAGTACAAGGCCTGTCACGGCCGCCCCGGCGCCGCCGGATAG